The following coding sequences are from one Hydra vulgaris chromosome 04, alternate assembly HydraT2T_AEP window:
- the LOC136079895 gene encoding LOW QUALITY PROTEIN: zinc finger MYM-type protein 1-like (The sequence of the model RefSeq protein was modified relative to this genomic sequence to represent the inferred CDS: deleted 1 base in 1 codon): protein MESTHNKEKNVFKTHNNKKPSGAQYRKRKAEKVDNLKKNYKKLENYFTSENSDCNKIKEGENVAHVLSDTSTSDEEDGIVLVGNVHYDEKDIDNENDDGQDGDVNDRTKETAIIYSDCGLWPIHRKFQFVDYVINIGAIQVNLDTYPRDNRRRHFSNAYYNRKLSNDEVISRRWLVYSISKDAVFCFCCKLFDFNMNLKLNGNGFNKWNNLTEALKTHENSKSHRNAYQLRIETEIRMKAGKTIDKQEQKLIEKGSLRWQSVLERLMNITLYLATNNMAFRGSSDKLYAVSKGKFLGLVQLLAKFDPIMLNHVTLALKGDISDHYCGKTIQNEMIDIMASKLTNIIIFKALKSTYYSIIADCTPDVSHKKQLSLTIRIVNISEYPIKINEHFLGFFNVNNTTGLGLTEILMGALKDFGMNISFCREQGYDNGANMKGKKIGLQKRILDLNSLAFYLPCGSHSLNLVICDAAQSSLNSINVFGIIQRLFTLFSASTSRWNVLSSHTTNFTLKRLCDTRWEAKIESLKAIRYQISSVHNALITIYETETKTLDIAHEAQTLAEQLKDYSFLVSLIAWYNVLFQINVVSKAMQAKDMDLVQCAEILKKCITFLENYRTFGFKQATTDAKDLAEDLNIDPIFKPLKRERRVKRHYDEIAADEPIQNPVKKLEVTFFNPLLDTCLSSINERFNEQLNEYVNIWSFLFNLDNLPIKNELLKLGKQLQEKLTVNTKSEIDGALLCDELISVQFFIKDKLSNVENEINTKEIQELYSNTWIVLRILLIIPVTVASGERSFSKLKLIKTYLRNTMLQDRLNSLSMLSIEQEIAENLDFSSFIRDFADKKARKVAF, encoded by the exons ATGGAGAGTActcataataaagaaaaaaatgtttttaaaactcataATAATAAGAAACCATCTGGTGCTCAATACAGAAAACGTAAAGCagaaaaagttgataatttgaagaaaaattataaaaaacttgaaaattattttacatcGGAAAATAgtgattgtaataaaataaaggaaGGAGAAAATGTTGCGCATGTACTTAGTGATACATCAACCAGCGATGAAGAAGACGGAATAGTATTAGTTGGAAATGTTCACTACGATGAAAAAGATATCGATAACGAAAATGATGATGGCCAAGATGGTGATGTAAATGATCGCACCAAAGAAACAGCAATCATTTACTCAGACTGTGGTTTGTGGCCAATTCATCGCAAATTTCAATTTGTTGATTATGTAATTAATATAGGTGCAATACAAGTGAATTTGGACACATATCCACGCGATAATAGAAGACGACATTTTTCAAATGCTTATTATAACCGAAAACTTTCAAATGATGAGGTTATTTCACGACGTTGGCTTGTGTACTCAATTTCTAAAGATGcggtattttgtttttgctgcaaactttttgatttcaacatgaatttaaagttaaacGGAAACGGATTCAATAAATGGAACAATTTAACAGAAGCATTAAAAACTCACGAAAATAGTAAGTCACACAGAAATGCTTATCAACTAAGGATTGAGACAGAAATACGAATGAAAGCTGGTAAAACTATTGATAAACAGGAACAAAAACTAATCGAAAAGGGGAGTTTAAGGTGGCAAAGTGTTCTTGAACGATTGATGAACATTACTTTATACTTGGCAACAAATAATATGGCCTTCAGAGGTTCTTCTGATAAATTGTATGCAGTTAGTAAGGGCAAATTTTTAGGGTTGGTACAATTACTCGCTAAATTTGATCCTATCATGTTAAACCACGTCACGCTAGCTCTTAAAGGAGATATTTCTGATCATTACTGTGGAAAAACCATTCAAAATGAAATGATAGATATAATGGCATCAAAATTAACCAACATAATTATATTCAAAGCTCTAAAAAGTACATATTACTCTATTATTGCTGACTGCACTCCTGACGTATCTCACAAAAAACAGCTCTCGCTTACGATTAGAATTGTAAATATATCAGAATatcctataaaaataaatgaacactTTCTTGGGTTTTTCAATGTTAACAACACTACAGGTCTTGGTTTAACAGAAATCCTAATGGgagctttaaaagattttggaaTGAATATAAGCTTTTGTCGAGAGCAAGGTTACGATAACGGTGCAAATatgaaaggtaaaaaaataggTCTACAAAAGCGAATATTAGATTTGAATTCTTTGGCTTTTTATCTTCCATGTGGAAGTCATTCTCTCAATTTGGTTATTTGTGACGCAGCGCAGTCTTCACTAAATTCCATTAATGTTTTTGGCATAATACAAAGACTATTCACATTATTTTCTGCATCAACTTCACGCTGGAATGTTTTATCGAGTCATACAACAAACTTCACTCTTAAACGATTATGCGACACTCGTTGGGAAGCCAAAATTGAGAGCCTCAAAGCCATCCGATACCAAATAAGCAGCGTACATAATGCTTTAATTACTATATATGAAACTGAAACCAAAACTCTCGATATTGCACACGAAGCGCAAACATTAGCAGAACAATTAAAAGactatagttttttagtttctttaattgCATGGTACAATGTACTATTCCAAATAAACGTTGTTAGTAAAGCAATGCAAGCCAAAGACATGGATCTAGTACAGTGCgctgaaattttgaaaaaatgcatcacatttttggaaaattacAGAACGTTTGGCTTTAAACAAGCAACGACTGATGCCAAAGATTTAGCTGAAGATTTAAACATCGATCCAATATTTAAGCCGCTTAAAAGAGAGCGACGAGTGAAACGTCATTATGATGAAATTGCTGCTGACGAACCAATTCAAAATCCCGTGAAGAAACTTGAAGTGACATTTTTTAACCCTTTATTAGATACATGTCTGTCGTcaataaatgaaagattt aatgaACAACTTAAtgaatatgtaaatatatggagttttttatttaatttggatAATTTGCCCATCaagaatgaacttttaaaattgggTAAACaattacaagaaaaattaactGTAAATACAAAATCAGAAATTGATGGTGCTTTGCTATGCGACGAACTAATAAGTgtgcagttttttattaaagataaattaagcaatgttgaaaatgaaataaatacaaaagagA taCAAGAGTTATATTCAAATACATGGATTGTTCTGCGCATTCTTCTTATAATACCTGTTACTGTTGCTAGTGGAGAACGTAGTTTTTCTAAACTGAAGTtaatcaaaacatatttaagaaatacCATGTTGCAAGATCGACTTAATTCTCTATCTATGTTATCAATCGAGCAAGAAATAGctgaaaatttagatttttctagTTTCATAAGAGATTTCGCGGACAAAAAAGCTAGAaaagttgcattttaa
- the LOC136079499 gene encoding uncharacterized protein LOC136079499, which yields MYLNATSLENKFDEFIVLVDTYRPQIIAVSETWFKSILVVNLNGYNLYRRDKNDGRRGGGVCLYITETIKSLELNDAVFNLSKIEQIWATVYLENYKYLVGCIYRPNNFVDMNDMDLVFKKTKDYIDIKGYKDLLITGYFNFPSIVWSNEYITNIKNENGIEHKFSETLTRTYLYQHVNVPTFQMSNNSATNTLDLIFTTQSGSICAIDPRSVLGNINKGHLVIFFDFIIKSMVNDLSHSYLKFDYKKTDINKISDFITNIDRVMMFETLSVQEIYLNCACKWRDLTLSKEYKLTCKLVKKEIKITRLAYENVLVKRSKTNPKLLYKYLNSQQLIKESIRALKTTNGDLTQEPREIANLLNKCFQDVFVIEEEGELPHFTVEFNENHSKFVDLEPNDISYEMILNKLKNLNQNKACGLDNMHPFLLKNCAEAFAIPLALIIRASLTNSQLPVQFKSAIVKPLFKKGDKTLPSNYRLVSLTSIPCKIMENLIRVKMEEYLYKNNLLAKAQHGFVRNKSCTTNLLESIDYISSSLDVGIPIDVILLDFAKAFDTVPHKRLLAKLKAYGFDGLILKRIKAFLENRRQRVVQGEIISDGVNIFSGYRKGL from the exons aTGTATTTAAATGCGACctctttagaaaataaatttgatgaattTATAGTATTAGTAGACACTTACCGTCCACAAATCATAGCTGTTAGTGAAACATGGTTCAAAAGCATCTTGGTTGTAAATCTAAATGGCTATAATCTATATAGAAGAGACAAAAATGATGGACGCAGAGGTGGtggtgtgtgtctatatattaCTGAAACTATTAAATCATTAGAGCTGAACGATGCTGTTTTTAACTTAAGTAAAATTGAACAAATCTGGGCTACAGTGTACCTTGAAAACTACAAATATTTAGTTGGTTGTATCTACAGACCCAACAACTTTGTTGACATGAACGACATggatttggtttttaaaaagactaaagaCTATATTGATATAAAAGGATACAAAGACTTACTTATTACAGGATACTTTAATTTCCCGTCAATTGTATGGTCAAATGAATACattacaaacattaaaaatgaaaatggtaTCGAGCATAAATTTAGTGAAACTCTTACCAGAACCTATCTGTATCAACATGTAAATGTTCCAACATTTCAAATGTCAAATAATTCTGCCACTAACACTCTTGATCTAATCTTCACAACTCAGTCGGGAAGCATCTGCGCTATTGACCCAAGATCTGTCCTTGGTAACATAAATAAAGGTCACTTGGtcatcttttttgattttattattaaaagtatggTTAATGACTTATCGCACAGTTacttaaaatttgattacaaaaagactgacatcaataaaatttctgactttattacaaatattgaTCGGGTAATGATGTTTGAAACTTTATCTGTTCAGGAAAT ATACTTGAATTGTGCTTGTAAATGGAGAGATCTTACTCTGTCTAAAGAGTACAAACTGACTTGCAAGTTagtgaaaaaagaaattaaaataactcgTCTTgcatatgaaaatgttttagttaaaagatCCAAAACAAACCCGAAGCTTTTGTATAAATACCTGAACAGCCAACAATTAATCAAAGAATCAATCAGAGCATTAAAAACAACTAATGGTGATCTAACTCAAGAACCTAGAGAGATAGCTAATCTACTCAATAAATGTTTCCAAGATGTTTTCGTAATTGAAGAAGAAGGGGAACTTCCACATTTCACAGTTGAATTTAACGAGAATCATTCAAAGTTTGTTGATCTAGAACCAAATGATATCAGCTACgaaatgatattaaataaacttaaaaatcttAATCAAAATAAAGCATGTGGTCTTGATAATATGCATCCATTTCTTCTAAAAAACTGTGCAGAAGCATTTGCTATTCCTCTAGCATTAATTATTAGGGCATCTTTAACTAATAGTCAGCTTCCAGTTCAATTTAAATCAGCGATTGTAAAACCTCTATTCAAAAAAGGTGATAAGACTCTTCCCAGCAACTATCGTCTTGTTTCATTGACTTCTATTCCATGTAAAATTATGGAAAATTTAATTAGAGTTAAAATGGAAGAGTACCTGTATAAAAATAATCTACTAGCAAAAGCGCAACATGGTTTCGTTAGAAACAAATCATGCACCACCAACCTTTTAGAAAGCATCGACTACATTTCATCAAGCTTAGATGTTGGTATTCCAATTGATGTAATTTTGTTAGATTTTGCTAAAGCCTTTGACACCGTTCCACACAAAAGACTGTTAGCCAAACTAAAAGCATACGGCTTTGATGGTCTGATACTTAAACGGATCAAAGCCTTTTTAGAAAACAGAAGACAAAGAGTTGTTCAAGGTGAAATCATTTCTGACGGGGTTAATATTTTTAGTGGTTACCGCAAGGGTCTGTAa